A stretch of Desulfurivibrio alkaliphilus AHT 2 DNA encodes these proteins:
- a CDS encoding RNA-binding S4 domain-containing protein — protein MEKVRIDKWLWAARFFKTRSMAAQAVNGGKVHLNGQRAKAARLLGPGDRLEIHKGEYEFVLTVRQVASRRLSAPLAAELYEEDPASQAKRQELIEQRRLARKTAPQPPAGRPGKRDRRLIKRFIRKSDE, from the coding sequence GTGGAAAAGGTCAGAATCGACAAGTGGCTGTGGGCCGCCCGTTTTTTCAAGACCCGCAGCATGGCGGCCCAGGCGGTCAACGGCGGCAAGGTGCACTTGAACGGCCAGCGGGCCAAGGCGGCCCGGTTGCTGGGGCCCGGTGACCGGCTGGAGATACACAAGGGTGAGTACGAGTTTGTCCTTACCGTGCGGCAGGTGGCCAGCCGCCGGCTCTCGGCCCCCCTGGCGGCGGAGCTTTATGAGGAGGACCCGGCCAGCCAGGCTAAGAGGCAGGAGCTGATCGAACAGCGCCGCCTGGCCCGCAAGACCGCCCCCCAACCCCCGGCCGGCCGCCCCGGCAAGCGGGACCGCCGCCTGATCAAAAGATTCATTCGTAAAAGCGACGAGTAG